In one window of Desulfocurvibacter africanus subsp. africanus DSM 2603 DNA:
- a CDS encoding sugar phosphate nucleotidyltransferase: MLIPVILSGGSGTRLWPLSRTLYPKQFLPLAGERTMFQQTVARAMAVPGATAPVILCNEEHRFLVAEQLRQMGVTPAAIVLEPV, encoded by the coding sequence GTCATTCTCTCCGGCGGCTCCGGGACGCGCCTGTGGCCGTTGTCGAGGACGCTCTACCCCAAGCAGTTCCTGCCGCTGGCCGGCGAGAGGACCATGTTCCAGCAGACCGTGGCCCGCGCCATGGCCGTGCCGGGCGCGACCGCCCCGGTCATCCTGTGCAACGAGGAACACCGCTTCCTGGTGGCCGAGCAGTTGCGCCAGATGGGTGTGACCCCTGCGGCCATCGTGCTTGAGCCGGT